The Methanosphaera stadtmanae DSM 3091 genome includes a window with the following:
- a CDS encoding helix-turn-helix transcriptional regulator, which yields MKTKVRYLRQEMGISQQDLAKKVNVARQTISALEHGRYNPSLILAYQITKILKQEKIEDVFLLDEEEEINDL from the coding sequence ATGAAAACTAAAGTTCGATATTTACGTCAAGAGATGGGAATTAGTCAACAAGACCTTGCTAAAAAAGTTAATGTTGCAAGACAAACAATCAGTGCCCTTGAACATGGAAGATACAATCCATCATTAATTTTAGCATACCAAATAACGAAAATTTTAAAACAAGAAAAAATAGAAGATGTTTTCTTATTAGATGAAGAAGAGGAAATAAATGATCTTTGA
- a CDS encoding ABC transporter ATP-binding protein codes for MEYIIQTQNLTKKYKNDTVVNNLNLKIKEGEIYGLLGQNGAGKTTTMCLLTNLSEKTSGQIRIFGKNPQENIDIYKKIGVIIETPGFYENLTGFENLKYFSKIQGNYNKEKVEHALNTMGLTNNKKLVKAYSLGMKQRLAIALTIMNNPDILILDEPINGLDPLGIQEIRQYLKKLATKNNTTIIISSHILSEIEQLVDTIGIIHHGQLLEQISMNTFREKTKKYIQIEVSDTYKASYILKKAFKIIPEINKNQIIIRKDFDKISQINKLFVKNNIDVYQIKIQQDTLDEYYLKVIGDEIECLN; via the coding sequence ATGGAATACATAATTCAAACACAAAATCTAACAAAGAAATATAAAAATGACACAGTAGTTAATAATCTAAATCTAAAAATAAAAGAAGGTGAAATATATGGCCTACTAGGACAAAATGGTGCAGGAAAAACAACAACAATGTGTCTTTTAACAAATCTAAGTGAAAAAACATCAGGCCAAATAAGAATATTTGGAAAAAATCCCCAAGAAAACATAGACATATACAAAAAAATAGGAGTTATAATAGAAACACCTGGATTTTATGAAAATCTAACAGGATTTGAAAATCTAAAATACTTCTCTAAAATACAAGGAAACTACAACAAAGAAAAAGTAGAACATGCACTAAATACAATGGGACTTACTAATAATAAAAAATTAGTTAAAGCATACTCTCTTGGAATGAAACAAAGACTAGCAATAGCACTAACAATCATGAACAATCCAGACATACTCATATTAGATGAACCAATAAATGGTCTAGATCCATTAGGTATACAGGAAATTAGACAATATTTAAAGAAATTAGCCACAAAAAACAATACAACAATCATAATATCATCCCACATACTCTCAGAAATAGAACAACTAGTAGATACAATTGGTATAATACACCATGGACAACTATTAGAACAAATAAGTATGAATACATTCAGGGAAAAAACTAAAAAATACATTCAAATTGAAGTATCAGATACCTATAAAGCATCATATATACTTAAAAAAGCATTTAAAATAATACCAGAAATTAATAAGAATCAGATAATAATAAGGAAAGACTTCGATAAAATCAGTCAAATTAATAAGTTATTTGTAAAAAATAACATAGATGTATATCAAATTAAAATACAACAAGATACCCTAGATGAATACTATTTAAAAGTAATAGGAGATGAAATAGAATGTTTGAATTAA
- a CDS encoding MBL fold metallo-hydrolase, with translation MYEKIRDSLYEIKTERPSCTSYLILDEQKNILIDPGLYQKFDMLKENIEEIGIKIEDIDIVLNTHEHYDYFGANKYFQNTAIIMAYKLASTKIINADNEIINCRCNNENPDGFQIHVGLENNNVIEVGNWTLKVLYTPGHTSGSVCYYEEEKRILFTGDTVYAKGTISDLSYSGNYGSYIKSLNTLNSLKVNTMLPGHGAISTDVEEDLNKAILNATRRYEGMTQ, from the coding sequence ATGTATGAAAAAATAAGAGATTCACTCTATGAAATAAAAACAGAACGTCCAAGCTGTACAAGCTATCTTATATTAGATGAACAGAAAAATATTCTAATAGACCCAGGACTATATCAAAAATTTGATATGTTAAAAGAAAATATTGAAGAAATTGGAATAAAAATAGAGGATATAGATATAGTTTTAAATACTCATGAACATTATGATTACTTTGGAGCAAATAAATATTTCCAAAATACTGCAATAATAATGGCATATAAACTAGCATCTACTAAAATAATCAATGCAGATAATGAAATAATAAATTGTAGATGTAATAATGAAAATCCTGATGGATTTCAGATACATGTAGGACTTGAAAATAATAATGTTATAGAAGTAGGTAACTGGACACTAAAAGTATTATACACACCAGGACACACATCAGGTTCAGTATGCTACTATGAAGAAGAAAAAAGAATACTATTTACTGGAGACACAGTATATGCCAAGGGAACAATATCTGACTTAAGCTACTCTGGAAACTATGGATCATACATTAAAAGTCTAAATACACTAAACTCTCTAAAAGTAAATACAATGCTACCAGGTCATGGAGCAATATCAACAGATGTGGAAGAAGATCTAAATAAGGCAATATTAAATGCAACAAGAAGATATGAAGGTATGACACAATAA
- a CDS encoding ABC transporter permease, whose product MFELIEGEFLKLKRSRMFTITLFGSLVPAILLLVMMIKIESTFTYSLLFEQSLEYVTLLFGFLLYILLATYIFNREYTEHTLKTVITTPLSRTKFIISKLVVIFIWMSILTLIFYLSTIFVGYIGGATQLTTQSLMIFLKELYIADVLLFLLITPFIFITMLLKNIIPSIICGVAMVLANVMSIGDKLSVYNPGTAVYLLSTYQPYINSLIYNQSPLIPFTVIILISIIGFILSWLYFTKTDITL is encoded by the coding sequence ATGTTTGAATTAATAGAAGGTGAATTTCTAAAACTTAAACGTTCCAGAATGTTTACAATAACACTATTTGGAAGTTTAGTACCAGCAATACTACTACTTGTTATGATGATTAAAATAGAATCAACATTTACCTACAGCCTATTATTTGAACAATCATTAGAATATGTAACACTATTATTTGGTTTTCTATTATACATACTACTTGCTACATACATATTCAATAGAGAATACACAGAACATACCCTTAAAACTGTGATAACTACACCATTATCACGAACTAAATTTATAATATCAAAACTAGTAGTGATATTCATATGGATGTCAATATTAACACTTATATTTTATTTAAGTACAATATTTGTAGGATACATTGGAGGTGCAACACAATTAACAACACAATCCTTAATGATTTTCTTAAAGGAATTATATATTGCTGATGTATTGTTATTTTTATTAATAACTCCATTTATCTTTATAACAATGCTACTTAAAAATATAATTCCAAGTATTATATGTGGAGTGGCAATGGTACTTGCAAATGTAATGTCAATAGGTGATAAATTATCAGTATATAATCCAGGAACAGCAGTATATTTACTATCAACATATCAACCATATATAAATAGCCTAATATATAATCAAAGTCCACTAATACCATTTACAGTAATAATACTCATATCTATAATTGGATTCATATTATCTTGGTTATACTTTACAAAAACAGATATTACTCTCTAG
- a CDS encoding DUF4013 domain-containing protein has translation MIFEILKDAVDYSQQDTKKLLQLSILYIFGFLIIPLLIAEGYYYRIQQQSLKGVINFIEPLPEFNNYTNLLSNGFRVILTKLFYIIPCVLVLIIGILVGALGISFYLFILFTILLWLVIFFLFLISTPHMVYNNGDVIKTLNIMEIINIIKSIGVKTYLELYIDILIIFTGITTLTTFIILIVSMGVGIVSGQIMGLFWNSNIFTLTFIGLTYILTSIITAYYQIFLARSISSLYNLRED, from the coding sequence ATGATCTTTGAAATACTTAAGGATGCTGTTGATTATTCACAACAAGACACTAAAAAATTATTACAATTATCCATATTATACATATTTGGATTTCTAATAATACCTTTACTTATAGCAGAAGGATATTATTATAGAATACAACAACAGTCCCTAAAAGGTGTAATAAACTTTATAGAACCATTACCAGAATTTAATAACTATACAAATCTATTATCAAATGGTTTTAGAGTAATTCTTACAAAATTATTCTATATTATACCATGTGTTTTAGTATTAATTATTGGAATACTTGTAGGAGCCTTAGGAATATCATTCTACTTATTCATATTATTTACAATTCTATTATGGCTTGTAATATTTTTCCTATTCTTAATATCTACACCACACATGGTTTATAATAATGGTGATGTAATTAAAACCTTGAATATAATGGAAATAATCAATATAATTAAATCAATAGGTGTTAAAACATATCTTGAATTATATATTGATATATTAATTATCTTCACAGGAATAACTACATTAACAACATTCATAATACTCATAGTATCAATGGGTGTAGGAATTGTTTCAGGACAAATCATGGGATTATTCTGGAATTCCAATATATTTACATTAACATTTATAGGATTAACATACATATTAACATCAATAATAACAGCTTACTATCAAATATTCCTAGCAAGAAGTATATCTTCACTGTATAATCTACGTGAAGATTAA